A genomic stretch from Vanrija pseudolonga chromosome 6, complete sequence includes:
- the psmg2 gene encoding Proteasome assembly chaperone 2: MPAATGPLYPVTGFDISSLKGATLIIPSVSLGNVPQLAADLIVSSLGLKRVAFLGTGNTTAPFAGRGEDGLVTGGLELYGAAGQPIFVLLQRAPTLKTKKDAHVELISALAHNYGVDVTLVLTSLDAANQDDAQLLTPHQAVVPPTPAPHPVLGRLAQLPALRLTLETNTRAPAKETTTYPPFLPGAGLTRRILAAVADVPSGAVSAWVVEGDNRGDAHALAAVALGVLGIETQITEPSTWKGLFGSADGWSGGSGLDAEIYG; this comes from the exons atgccagcagcaacaggaCCCCTCTACCCCGTCACGGGCTTCGACATTAGCTCGCTCAAGGGCGCGACGCTCATCATC CCCTCCGTGTCCCTCGGCAACGTCccccagctcgcggccgacctcATCGTGTCGTCGCTCGGGCTCAAGCgcgtcgccttcctcggtACAGGTAACACGACTGCGCCGttcgccggccgcggcgaggacgggctCGTGACTGGCGGTCTTGAGT TGTACGGCGCTGCGGGCCAGCCCATCTTCGTGCTCCTCCAGCGCGCCCCAACACTCAAG ACCAAGAAGgacgcgcacgtcgagctcATTTCGGCCCTCGCGCACAACTACGGCGTGGACGTCACACTCGTCCTCACGTCGCTCGACGCAGCCAACCaggacgacgcgcagctcTT GACACCACACCAAGCCGTCGTcccgccaacgccggcacCGCACCCTGTGCTCGGTCGCCTGGCGCAGCTCCCAGCCCTCCGTCTCACGCTCGAGACGAACACCCGCGCACCCGCAAaggagacgacgacgtatCCGCCCTTCCTTCCCGGTGCGGGGCTGACGCGCCGTATCTTGGCTGCTGTCGCTGACGTGCCCTCCGGCGCCGTCTCTGCGTGGGTTGTCGAAGGCGACAACCgtggcgacgcgcacgcgcttgCTGCTGTCGCTCTTGGCGTGCTTGGGATTG AGACGCAAATCACCGAGCCTTCGACCTGGAAGGGGCTCTTCGGGTCTGCTGACGGGTGGAGCGGTGGTTCtgggctcgacgccgagatctaCGGCTGA
- the SPA2 gene encoding Protein SPA2, with translation MATRFGAAVPQAGAAAHNFPGYMASPGNNAVPLPGQGGASGTPRPAYMRLPSSGSSPNLHAMGNQPGTPMGPGPNQVLLQQRTGPAGAPGSLRKKDTKETAWVHWRALKDFLAAWAEKESPTARASAREKLTRLTRLQFLELSTDVYDELMRRLSVENGHPDGQMVLPFLPVRDDFHPKRNQARQKLATLPKNRFKDLASDVFFELRRRYPEFEDDNQSVTHEKAPYDEPPAPGPVPLQQGHRTNPSGGSLRNVSNDTQRPGHHRAGSSMGSSVSGGGGGPLVTNGSRDQLANLTSATNDVVVPNKSRLHEEEIQVPYARDSQEVDMTGGRNVNGVGPSGLRERSDESFESGQVDSSATSPPRERLMSPTTDESQSQYLDRMSFTSNMTSATRAKGAGITSPNGWDDHEQKLRADYELRIAGLERRLQIAETERDEVNRELGDERERRRDLEDEVRGHKERATTHASSLRSIQNELDVARDSANAVRSQGDQTTRQAQEEISQWRERCEGLEDELRRLEEEHAHRTTTDVRTSPGGGAGGADSALVAELQAEMRSLVQELQEQSDRYDKLVNEREREQETREKLEVRLADYKKQFNAIRIEMRNLKATSTMFVSQPLTNDHLPASPDGNIADAHVSAFQNAIDGMLTAARSSHPSGVLPAMKAVVEAVTQVGEDVKKFEEHPNLDVDVSRLESLKYESTSRLSGLMSAARNHAMASGLSPVSLIDAAAGHLSANVVEIIKLLKIRRTGSMREILATRGSMSIGDMVKRSNSVYSNPTPENGESEDDDTQPLVKRPAGSEEELRDAHVTSGRDDRQNSGPYRGAGNYPTSGATMSPPRANLAAAPPPSSYDNSLPSFRINSFQSVTSTAQRSDSFDLERKGSTASVASASEYSSAPTRRLVEPRNDPFTAPPPTQRNGPPVPVPAINTISTSPKTHTSALQGSISSSKASDYEGHMRGLSLASAGSSLGGFPSAGAHTTTFDQAYGRYEQNGSSADSREWDDLKPYLNTQSSALVNAIQNLLAAIRTGGQGPALNEHLSEVIAISSSIVGVSSSALPNHLRPQGDPLLADLVSNTDRLSEAQQSAARAGGFDKQLRQGIASASFGVAKALKALMKLGGTE, from the exons ATGGCCACCCgcttcggcgcggcggtacCCCAggccggcgctgccgcccaCAACTTTCCTGGCTACATGGCCTCGCCGGGTAACAATGCCGTCCCGCTGCCTGGACAAGGGGGTGCAAGCGGCACCCCTCGCCCAGCATACATGCGCCTGccgtcctcgggctcgtcgccaaACTTGCATGCCATGGGCAACCAGCCTGGTACGCCGATGGGTCCTGGCCCCAACCAGGTGCTGCTGCAACAACGGACAGGACCAGCGGGTGCCCCTGGTTCGCTGCGCAAGAAGGACACCAAGGAGACGGCCTGGGTCCACTGGCGCGCGTTGAAAGACTTCCTCGCAGCTTGGGCAGAGAAGG AATCACCAACAGCCCGCGCAAGCGCTCGCGAGAAACTGACGCGCCTGACGCGCTTACAGTTCCTCGAGCTCAGCACCGACGTCTACGACGAGCTCATGCGTCGTTTGAGCGTGGAGAATGGCCACCCAGATGGGCAGA TGGTTCTTCCGTTCCTTCCCGTTCGCGACGACTTTCACCCCAAGCGAAACCAGGCAAGACAAAAGCTTGCGACGCTGCCCAAAAACAGGTTCAAGGATCTGGCCTCAGATGTCTTCTTcgagctgcgtcgtcgcTATCCCGAGTTTGAGGACGACAACCAGTCTGTTACACACGAGAAGGCCCCATACGACGAACCCCCAGCGCCTGGGCCTGTGCCCCTTCAGCAAGGACACCGCACTAACCCGTCTGGCGGTAGCCTGAGGAATGTCTCCAACGACACCCAACGACCGGGGCACCACCGAGCAGGATCGTCAATGGGTAGCAGCGtcagcgggggcggcggcggcccgctTGTCACAAACGGGTCCCGCGATCAACTCGCCAACCTGACTTCTGCGACCAACGACGTTGTGGTTCCCAACAAGAGCCGCCtgcacgaggaggagattcAGGTCCCATATGCCCGCGACAGCCAGGAGGTCGACATGACGGGTGGTCGCAATGTGAACGGCGTCGGTCCCAGCGGGCTACGTGAGCGTTCCGACGAGTCTTTCGAGAGCGGCCAGGTCGACTCTTCAGCGACATCACCGCCCCGCGAGCGTCTCATGTCGCCAACGACCGACGAGTCGCAGTCGCAATACCTCGACCGCATGTCGTTCACGTCCAACATGACATCTGCAACGCGGGCCAAGGGTGCCGGCATCACGTCGCCAAACGGCTGGGACGATCACGAGCAAAAGCTCCGCGCCGACTACGAACTGCGCATTGCCGGGCTCGAGAGGCGGCTACAGATCGCCGAgacggagcgcgacgaggtcaaccgcgagctcggagacgagcgcgagcgccgcaggGATCTGGAAGACGAGGTGCGCGGTCACAAGGAGCGCGCCACCACGCACGCGTCATCCCTCCGCTCGATCCAGAACGAACTCGATGTCGCCCGCGACAGCGCCAATGCCGTCCGCTCCCAGGGAGACCAGACCACACGTCAAGCTCAAGAAGAGATCAGCCAGTGGCGCGAACGTTGCGAAGGTctggaggacgagctgcgccgtctcgaggaggagcacgctCACcgcacgacgaccgacgtcCGGACATCGCcaggcggcggtgctggtggtgcagACAGTGCCCTGGTTGCTGAGCTGCAGGCAGAGATGCGTTCGCTCGTCCAGGAGCTCCAGGAGCAGTCGGACCGGTACGACAAACTCGtcaacgagcgcgagcgtgagcaggAAACCAGGGAGAAGCTCGAGGTCAGATTGGCAGACTACAAAAAGCAGTTCAACGCTATCCGCATCGAAATGCGCAACCTCAAGGCGACCTCCACCATGTTTGTCTCGCAGCCCCTCACAAACGACCACTTGCCAGCATCGCCAGACGGCAACATTGCCGACGCCCATGTCTCTGCCTTCCAAAACGCAATCGACGGAATGCTCACCGCTGCCCGCTCGTCGCACCCATCAGGCGTCCTTCCTGCCATGAAGGCCGTGGTCGAGGCCGTCACCCAAGTtggcgaggacgtcaagaAGTTTGAAGAGCACCCCAACCTGGATGTCGACGTCAGCcgcctcgagtcgctcaagtACGAGAGCACGTCTCGTCTGTCCGGCCTCATGTCGGCTGCTCGCAACCACGCCATGGCGTCTGGCTTGTCACCTGTCTCGCTCATTGACGCCGCTGCGGGTCACCTGAGTGCCAACGTGGTAGAGATTATCAAGCTGCTCAAGATCCGTCGCACCGGCTCCATGCGCGAGATTCTCGCCACTCGCGGCAGCATGAGCATAGGCGATATGGTCAAGCGGAGCAACTCGGTGTACAGCAACCCCACCCCCGAGAACGGAGAGagcgaagacgacgacacccAGCCCTTGGTCAAGCGTCCCGCTGGCTCGGAAGAGGAGTTGCGCGACGCTCACGTCACCTCTGGTCGAGATGATCGTCAAAACTCTGGCCCGtaccgcggcgccggcaactACCCGACGTCGGGTGCGACCAtgtctcctcctcgtgccAACCTGGCTGCAGCTCCGCCACCCAGCTCGTACGACAATTCGCTTCCTTCGTTCCGAATCAACTCGTTCCAATCGGTCACGTCGACTGCGCAGCGCTCCGATTCGTTCGACTTGGAGCGCAAGGGCTCGACGGCTAGCGTGGCAAGTGCCAGCGAGTACAGCAGTGCTCCCACCAGGCGCTTGGTGGAGCCGCGCAACGATCCCTTcacagcgccgcctcccaCACAGCGCAATGGCCCGCCAGTGCCGGTGCCAGCCATCAACACAATCTCGACTTCGCCCAAGACGCACACCAGTGCGTTGCAAggcagcatcagcagcagcaaggcaAGCGACTATGAGGGACATATGCGCGGCCTGTCGCTGGCGTCTGCTGGTAGCAGCTTGGGTGGTTTCCCATCTGCCGGAGCCCACACCACAACATTTGACCAGGCGTACGGACGATACGAACAGAACGGCTCCAGCGCCGACAGCCGGGAATGGGATGATCTCAAG CCTTACCTCAACACACAATCATCAGCCTTGGTCAACGCGATCCAGAACCTGCTCGCGGCGATCAGAACGGGTGGCCAGGGCCCTGCGCTCAACGAGCACTTATCCGAGGTCATtgccatctcgtcgtcgatcgttggcgtctcgagctcggcgttgcCCAACCATTTGCGTCCTCAAGGTGACCCCTTGCTCGCCGACTTGGTTA